The following are from one region of the Neurospora crassa OR74A linkage group III, whole genome shotgun sequence genome:
- the rsk gene encoding resistant to Spore killer protein, producing MLSSFFRTGRFALRPKTPSRQANHDNRANFIKGPGRDVQRLTSHGGTNAHETVQQPKRTQIAVDGFTSTTSNHSPIPNNDEPFGPDVGLHVHQEDFDVPTIHNLIRQGTLRQPPTTNMARFKYYIESFHYPVHVSRELTMLRVDVPRNTEWHIQLRHFFVDLDQQLQELEHYLSSSSSSDDNTNLTDTAALANWTSYEIPNTELEPAIWFYFTDPTGTEPITPLRCSQRRIFSQRSAKGDGKQLTGRWLVVAYVFASTPKAMFNMDVKTLLSTGCSGTMTAAHGTGSCSGAGPITHYNTDTMLALRAQSWDPHNCIRSGDGPATGTFYQLERRKKLASELYIYRYGGGGGITTSTTTTTTTTTTTTTSTASTPILVEIEDKAADTTITSTTTTTKKTVIVGGTETGNPEDETEMFPTVYYDPYLKGCNPGETNIDAVPIGVPIPQELEDRCHRIDRLWPALMTGQYTVPPHATTDLDGLVWDWTDD from the coding sequence ATGCTTTCATCCTTCTTCCGGACCGGTCGTTTTGCACTCCGGCCCAAGACTCCCTCCCGACAAGCTAACCATGACAACCGCGCCAATTTCATCAAGGGCCCGGGCCGTGACGTCCAACGCCTCACATCCCACGGTGGAACAAACGCCCATGAGACTGTTCAGCAGCCCAAGCGCACCCAGATTGCCGTTGACGGTTTTACATCGACCACGTCTAACCACTCCCCCATACCGAACAACGATGAGCCTTTTGGTCCTGATGTTGGGCTACACGTACATCAAGAAGACTTTGATGTCCCGACGATTCACAATCTTATCAGACAGGGCACGCTCAGGCAGCCACCCACGACAAACATGGCTCGATTCAAGTACTACATCGAATCTTTCCATTACCCCGTCCACGTCTCCCGGGAACTCACAATGCTTCGAGTTGATGTGCCGAGGAACACAGAGTGGCACATTCAACTTCGCCACTTCTTTGTCGACCTAGACCAGCAGCTTCAAGAGCTTGAGCACTATctctcctcgtcatcctcttctGACGATAACACGAACCTCACAGACACCGCCGCCCTAGCAAACTGGACCTCTTACGAAATCCCCAACACCGAATTGGAACCAGCCATATGGTTCTATTTTACCGACCCAACTGGCACAGAACCGATCACCCCCCTCCGATGCTCCCAACGGAGGATTTTCTCGCAGCGGAGCGCCAAGGGGGATGGAAAGCAGCTGACGGGTCGCTGGCTCGTAGTGGCCTACGTTTTTGCCTCTACGCCCAAAGCCATGTTCAACATGGACGTCAAAACCCTGTTATCAACGGGCTGCTCCGGTACCATGACCGCTGCCCATGGTACAGGCTCATGCTCAGGTGCAGGTCCAATTACCCACTACAACACTGACACTATGCTGGCTCTCCGTGCCCAGTCCTGGGACCCGCACAACTGTATTCGTAGTGGTGACGGTCCGGCGACTGGCACATTCTACCAGCTTGAGCGGAGAAAGAAGTTGGCATCCGAGCTTTACATCTATCGGtatggcggtggcggcggcataacaacctcaacgacaacaacaacgacaacaacaacaacaacaacgacctcAACGGCCTCAACTCCTATCCTTGTGGAAATCGAAGACAAGGCTGCTGACACCACTATCACTTCCACGACTACGACCACAAAGAAGACTGTTATCGTGGGGGGAACGGAAACCGGCAACCCGGAAGACGAAACGGAGATGTTTCCTACCGTCTACTACGACCCCTACCTAAAAGGATGCAACCCAGGCGAAACTAACATCGATGCTGTCCCTATCGGAGTACCTATCCCCCAGGAACTCGAGGACCGCTGCCATCGCATTGATCGGCTGTGGCCGGCTTTGATGACGGGTCAGTACACAGTACCTCCACACGCGACGACGGATCTTGACGGCCTTGTGTGGGATTGGACCGACGATTAG